The genomic DNA ATGAAAAATCAAGGACATTACTCAAAGTTTCTATTTCATCAAAAATAGTTTCCGTTTCGGTTCCGTTCGTTTCGTTTACTGTGTTGCGTTTCATTTTCATTTCTCCTACTTGTGTATCTGCATCAATTCGTCCGTGTAGTTCGTGTCGGGCGTGTCTGAGGTGCCCGTAAATACTTGGATTTGCTGACGCCTGTTCGCCGCGTGTCAGACCATGCGACTCAGTTAGTTATCAATAGATGCATCCCATACGTTGCATCTGTGATACAGATTAGCAAATAAAATTATTTGTTGCAAGTGTGAAATTTGGTGTTGCATTTAATATTTTCGTATGTTATGTTTTATCTGTGCAATGGAAAGTGCTTTATGGCACTAACAATTCATGGAGGCAAAAGGAGAATAATATGGGTTCATATAAGAATGAAAGTTTATTGAGTACGGTCGAGTTGGGAAAGGCGATCAAGCGACGCCGCGAAGAGCTCGACATGAGTTTGCGTGACGTTGCTGACGTGACAAATGTCTCGGCTTCGACGCTCTCGCGTATTGAGAATGGAACGGGTCGTCCCGATGCGGACAACATCGCTCGGCTTTCGAAATGGCTGGATATGCCTGTCGATCGAATGATGTTCGCACAGTCGGGCGAAACCGTCGAGCCAGTGGTCTATTACCCGCACGAAGCTACGCCTGAGATCATCAAGGCTCACCTGCGTGCAGACCGTAAACTAACCCCGGAGACAGCCGAAGCCTTGTCCGAGCTGTTTCGCGTGGCATATCAGCAGTTCAGCAAGAAGAAGTAAGAACCGTCGGCTAATTACACATATTACATACACCATATAAAATGAGAAGCGACATGACACGAGACAACAAGATCAATTTTGGCGGTAGTTTTGCGATCGACACGACTTTTGTGTTGTTTTTTCTGACACTGGAATTAGGACGCAGCGCGAGCGTCTTCGGGTTTGACACGCTTTTGCTGTCGATCACGACGATGATGATGCTGGTCCTGCCTTATTTCTTGCCGTCAGGTGCTGAACCGCCGGCATTTGCTCCTTGGCTCGCGTTTCGTGGGCTGATCGCAGCAGTTGGTGTGGGGTTGGGCGTGATGCTTCCGTTGTCGTTGGGCTTTATGCCGATGACCTTTTTGATCATCGCGGCTATGATCAGCTGTTACGTTCAGTTTTATTCGCTTTTCAAACTCCGTCTGGCAAAATAGGCAAAAGGCGCCAGCCGCGAGAAAACAAAGATCCGCGTATGTTTCGGGAACATACGCGGATTTTTTTTGACTGTTCTATATAACATATGTTATACGAATATTGGTTTGTGAGGAAATACATTATGACTGCAACCTTAAAAATAACTACTGTCGGTAATTCGGTAGGTGTGATCCTGCCAAAGGAAATCCTCTCGCGTTTACGAGTCACCAAAGGTGATTCGGTTTATGTAACTGAGACTCCAAGAGGTATCGAGATCAGCGCCTATGACGAACGTTTCGCGCGGCAAATGGAGGCCGGCGAACGAGTAATGAAGAAGCACAAAGACGTTCTCAAGAAATTGGCTGAATGATACAGGAAGTAGAATGGATAGAGATCGATGTAGTCTTTGCCTACCATAATCGGCAGATCGCCGAACATGGAGGAACCGAAGGGTTGCGCGACGAAGGGCTCTTGCTCTCGGCATTGGCACGTCCACAGAACCTCAACGCGTATGGCGAAAACGTAGATATTGCTGCGTTAGCGGCAAGCTATGCGTATGGTATTGCAAAAAACCACCCGTTTCTCGACGGCAATAAGAGAACGGCTTTGGTCGTTTCCGTCGCGTTTCTAAATCTCAACGGTTTTGATTTCGATGTAGAGCCGGCAGAAACGTACCGGCAGTTCTACGATCTCGCTCAAGGAACACTCTCAGAAGAAAATCTCGCCGACTGGTATCGGAAAACGATCTATGCAATTGTCGTCGAGTAACGAACTTATACGGCGGCGACAACTTCTTCATTGACGTTGATCGCGCCGCTGATAATTTGAACCTGCCGCACAAGCTCAACATACTGATCCAGCGTCAACGCCTGGGCACCATCGCACAAGGCTTCTTCCGGCTTTGGATGGACCTCGATTATCAGTCCGTCCGCGCCGACTGCGACGGCTGCACGAGCTAGCGGTGTGACCATATAATTGCGGCCGGTGCCGTGCGAAGGATCGACAATGATCGGCAAGTGCGTAATGCGATGCACTGCCGGCACTATCGAAAGGTCCATCGTGTTTCGGGCATGATCGGCGAACGTGCGAATACCGCGTTCGCACAGTATGACGTCACGATTTCCCTCGGCCATGATATATTCTGCGGCGAGCAAAAACTCGCCGAGTGTTGCCGACAGGCCGCGTTTCAGCAGCACGGGGGTTTGGGTCTTGCCGACATATTTAAGCAGTGAGAAATTCTGCATATTACGTGCGCCGATCTGGATGCAGTCGCCGTATTTTACGACAGCATCGACGCCCGCCTCATCCATCGCCTCGGTAACAATATTTAGGCCAAATTGCTCTCTAACCTCAGCGAGCATCTTCAGACCATCTTCGCCCATTCCCTGAAAAGCGTATGGCGAAGTGCGCGGCTTATACGCTCCGCCCCGAAAGAACTTCGCTCCGCTCTTGGCGACCGTTTCGGCCGCGGCAAAGAGCTGTTCGCGGCTTTCGATCGCACACGGGCCGGCGATCAATGCAAGTTCGCTCCCGCCGATCGTTCCGGTTCCGACCTTGATGACAGATCGCTCGGGCCGCAGATCTTTTGAGATCAGTTTGTAAGGCTGTGTGACGCGGATCGCCTGCGAGACTCCGGGCAAATTTTCGAAATGTGCCGGATCGACCGAACCCTTATTGCCGGTAATGCCGATCGCGGTACGCGTTTCGCCGGGCAAAGGATAGCCTCGATAGCCGAGAGCCTCTATCGCGTTAAGTACCATTTCTATTTCCGACGCCGTAGCCCCGGGTTTCATAACGATCAGCATAGATTGATTATTCCACTACAAATACAAAACTTAAACTCTAGTTTTCGCGGCCGCCATTTGCAAATCAGGTCGTTCCCCCTTCCTTACATCTTCTCAGGGACTTCGATTCCCAACGTATCCAGAGCCGAGGTAAGGGAACGACGCGCAATGTCTGCCGTAACGATCAAAACCGCTCGCTTAACGTCGTCCGGTTCGATCAAGATCTTGTGGTTGTGGTAGAAAAGATTGAACGCTTTGGCGAGTTGGAATGTGTATTTTGCGAGTATTGCCGGCTCGGTCTGCTTCGCAGCCTGTTCGACCGTTTCTTCGAGACGGGCCGCGAGGACGACCATAGACCAGATGTCGGTACCGGTCTCTGATGCAAGCAATTCGAGCGTTGCTCCGGTTTCGCTGAGGCGATCGCGGCAATCTTCGAGCGTTTCGCCTTTTTCTTCGAGTTTTCGGAAGATCGAATTTGCACGAACTGCCGAGTATTGGCAAAAGCAACCCGTCTCGCCCTCAAATGACAACGCTTCTTTGAAATCGAACACGATCACCGTATTTCGCGTGAATTTCAGCAGAAAGTAACGCAAGGCTCCGACAGCCAGTTGATGCGCGATCTTGCGCTTTAATTCGTCTGACGATTCCGCGTGCCGCGATTCGACCTCGGCGAGAGCGTTCGTTTCGAGCCGGTCGATCAGGTCGTCGGCCTTTACGCCGAGGCCCTTACGGCCGCTCATCTCGATGAAGGGTTTTTTGCGGTCGTCGTCCGAAAGCTTGAATCCAAGCTCCTCGGCGGCCGCCGGCGAGAGAGCGACCATTTCGTACGAGAGATGAATACTCGCCTTTTCGCCTCGTTCCGGCGAGATCGCCGCGACGCCTTTTCGGACAATGTCCTGCGGGTATGACTGCCGCGAATCGATCACGTTGTAGATCGTCTCGCCGTGGCCGAATACCGGCAGGCTGGCAGCCTGCGTTCCAGCGTCGGCGGTCGTGATCCAAACATCGTGGCCGTTCGCGTATTTGTGGAAGTATTTGTAATTAAAATCAAGGCCGAGGATCCCGAGTTTCCACATCTGATAGGCGATGTCCTTGCCTGTATAAGTGACTGTGCCGTTTGACCTTACGAGGATCTTGTCGTTTTCGTGTTCTTCGGTTCCGGTGTGCTCTTCGAATGGCATTACCCAACATCCGGCCTGTTTGCCTTCGTTCTCGTAACGGATAACGCCTAGCTGTTTCATTTGCTCGAACGCACGATCCCAAAAGTGCAGATGCAGGATCTCAGATTCACGCGGCAGCAGATCGTATCGGATCGAGAGGCGTTCCATCGTGTCGAGAATGCACTCAACATTGCGGGTCGCGACAAAATCCGCAAGCTCTGCAGTATCGTTTCCGCCTTCCTCGATCAGATGCAAAACCTCGGCACGTTTTTCTTTGAGTGCTTCGTTAGTTTGATATTCAACACCCACCTTTGTGTAAAGGTCCCAGCAATAATAATCGAACGTCTTTCCCGCGGCCCTGAGTTCGGAATCGAGCGACTTGATAGCCGGTAAGTCCCTATTTTCCAGATAGATGAATCCGACAACCACATCTGCTACTTGAACTCCGGTATTGTCGATGTAATTTTGGACCTCGACGCGTTTTCCGGTCGCTTTCAGGATCCGTTGAAACGTATCGCCAAGCACCGAATTGCGAACGTGGCCGATGTGTGCGGACTTGTTCGGGTTGACCGATGTGTGCTCGACGCAGACCTTCAGGGCATCGGGCAGATGCGATGCACCGGCATTCGGCAAAGGTTCGGCCAAGGCGTTTGCCGCCAAAAATCGCGAACGATCAAAAAAGACGTTTAGGTACCCTGCTCCCGCCACCTCGACATGGCCAACGAAATCGACTTTTTCGAGTGCGGATCTCAATGTCTCGGCTATTTCACGCGGATTTTTCTTTTCGCCGGTCGCTTGTTTGATCTGTTTTGCAAGTTCGAATGCAACAGGGAATGCGATGTCGCCAAGCTCGGTCTTTGGCGGCGTTTCGGCCGTAACAGAGGCTAATTCGATATTGAATTGCTGCAGAGCAGTCACGCGAACGGCCTCGCGAAGGGTCTCTTGTATCTCGATCAAGGTCATAATGGCTATATAACGCAGTAGCAAATAAAAGAGTAAGTATAGACGTTGTGTGTTAATTTTGCCAAAATCTCATATTTTCCCGATCGCTCCTTCCTTTCCAAACTTTGCGTTCTTGGCGTCTTTAAGTGAGATCTGATTGCAGCGGTTAAGGAATATCCACGAAAGACGAGAGGCCGCGAAGTAAGACAAAAGAAGTCAGGGAGCTCGTACAGACCGGCGATTTTTCCCTTTTTACACCAAAACCGCTAGAATCATATCTTTATGCGAACATTGTATTTTGATTGTTTTGCAGGTGCGAGCGGGAACATGATCCTCGGAGCTTTGGCGGCACTTGGTATTGACCGCGACAGGCTCGTTTCGGATTTGAAGAAACTTGATATCGTCGAATTTGAGCTGGTTTTTACGGATGTTGACCGATCAGGCATATTGGCGACGCATCTGGACGTAAAAGTCCCGCATGAGCACGTTCACAGGCATTTGCATCATATCGAAGCGATTATCGGCAATTCGACGCTAGCAGAATCGGTCAGATCGCGTGCGATCGCTATATTCACAAGGCTGGCGGAGGCTGAGGCAAAGATCCACGGCATCGACTTGAATAAGGTCCATTTTCACGAGGTCGGAGCGATGGACGCCATCGTCGACGTTGTCGGGGCTTGCATCGCATTCGATATGCTGGGCATCGAACGGTTTGTATGTTCGAAAATACACGTCGGCAGCGGATTTGCCGAGATGGCACACGGCAAATTCCCGGTTCCGCCGCCGGCAGTGGCAGAGCTTTTGACCGGCATTCCAATATATTCGACTGAGATCGAAGGGGAACTGATAACACCAACAGGTGCGGCGATAATATCAACCCTGTGTGATAGTTACGGTACAATTCCTGAGATGATGGTTGAGCAGTCTGCGTACGGAGCGGGAACCCGACAGTACGAGAAATTCCCAAATGTTCTGCGGTTGATCCTCGGTCGAAGTGAGGGGAGCGAAAAGCCCTTAACGAACCTCGAACAATTGACGCTGATTGAGACGAATATCGATGATGTTTCGCCGCAGATACTTGGTTTTGTGATGGAGCGATCTTTCGAACTCGGTGCTCTTGATTGCTGGTTCACGCCGATCCAAATGAAGAAAAATCGCCCCGCGACGATGATCTCGATGCTCTGTCAGGCAGATAAAAAGGACGTTCTAACACAATTGCTCTACACCGAGACAACTACGATCGGTGTACGTTTCAAAATCGTTGAGAGAGAATGTCTCGACCGCGAAATAGTAACGGTTTCGACCGAATTCGGCGAGATTGATGTAAAGATCGCGAAGTTGGACGGTAAGATCGTCAATTCAATGCCGGAATACGAACACGTCAGACTTTCGGCCATTAAGAACAGTGTGCCGTTCAAGATGGTTCGCGAAGCTGCTTTGGCAAAACTCACAGAAAATGAAATGGCGAACGCGGCAAATGCGTAGGATATTATGGCGAATAAGACAAAAAGAAAGGTCGATCTCCAAAAGATCGCTGACGGCGTCCGGCTGATGCTCGAGGGCATGGGCGAAGATCCGGATCGCGAAGGGCTGCAGAAAACGCCAGATCGCGTTGCGGATTTTTATGCCGAACTGACCGAGGGAATGTGGACCGACGCGAGCGAACATATCGTTCCGCTGCCGGGCGATTCGCACGACGAGATGGTGATCGTCAAGGATATTTCGATCGCGTCGGTCTGCGAACACCACCTCGCTCCGTTCACCGGAAAGTGCCATATCGCCTATATTCCAAAGGGCGGCCGCATCGTCGGGTTTGTCAAAACTCGCCCGCATCGCGGAGGTATTCGCTCGTCGCCTCCAAGTCCAGGAACGCCTGACGCAGCAGATCGCGCAAACGCTCTACGACAACCTCGATCCGATCGGCGTAATGGTCGTGATCGAGGCCGAACATACGTGCATGACGCTCCGCGGTGTGAAAAAACCGGGAGCAGTGACTATAACGTCGGCGGTTCTCGGCGGATTTAGAACAGACTCGCGAACACGAGCTGAAGCAATGTCACTAATCAAGGGATAGAGGATCAATGAAAAGAATAACTGCCGTATTTCTAACACTTACGTTTATTTCATCTTTGGCGTTCGCTCAGGACCGCACCGCGAGTTTTGATGCGAACAAGATGCGCTCACGCGTCAAACGTCTCTCGGCCGACGATTTCGAAGGCCGCGGGCCCGGTACCGACGGCGGCAAACGTGCGGCACAGTACATCGCCGACGAGATGAAAGCGGGCGGCATCAAACCCGCGAACGGCAAAAGCTATTTTCAAAACGTAAAGCTTGTCGGTGTTAAGGCGGACCCGAATACGAAACTTGAGGTTTCAAAGGGCCCGGCAACCGCTTCGTACAAATTCGGCGATGAATTTGTCGCGACGACAAGTGCCCAAATGGCGGATGTCTCGGTCGACAGCGAAGTGGTCTTTGTCGGCTATGGCGTTGATGCACCGCAGTATAACTGGAACGATTACAGCGGTTCGCCTGACGATTACAAGGGTAAGATCCTGATGATCATGGTCAACGATCCGCCCGCAACGGCCGATGAGCCGAACCTTTTTGGCGGAAAAGCACTAACATATTACGGCCGCTGGACCTACAAATACGAAGAGGCCGCCCGCCGCGGTGCAGCCGGAGTGATACTCATCCACACGAACGAATCCGCCGGTTACGGATGGAATGTTGTTCGGACTTCGAACGGTAATTGGCGATATGAGATAGCCCGCACAGCTGGCGACAAAACGCCGTTTCTCAAGGTGAAATCGTGGATGACCAATGAGGCTGCATCCCGAATGCTGAAACTCGCCGGGCTCAACATCGAGCAGCTTCGCGGCAGCGCGGTGAAACGAGGGTTCAAGCCCGTAAAGACGGGGCTCAACGTCAAACTTAACCTGAAGAGTGAATTCAAGACATTCGATTCGCCAAATGTCGCCGGATTGATCGAAGGCAGCGATCCGAAGCTTAAGAAGGAGTATGTTGTGTTCTCGGGCCATTGGGACCACCTCGGCATCGGCGAGGCTGATGCGACCGGCGACAAGATCTATAACGGCGCTTACGATAACGCTTCGGGGATCGCGGCGATCCTCGGCATTGGAGATGTGATCGCGAAAATGCCGAAAAAGCAGCGGCCAAAACGCTCGACCGTCTTCTTTTTCCCGACAGCCGAAGAACAAGGCCTCTTAGGCGCTGAGTATTTTGCCGCAAACCCGCTGTTCTCGCTGAATAAGATCGCGGGAAACGTCAACATTGACGGTGTTAATTTCTTTGGAAAGACTAAGGATTTCTCGGCTCTCGGAGCCGAACGGTCGTCGCTCGGCATATTTGTCGATGAGG from Acidobacteriota bacterium includes the following:
- a CDS encoding helix-turn-helix transcriptional regulator translates to MGSYKNESLLSTVELGKAIKRRREELDMSLRDVADVTNVSASTLSRIENGTGRPDADNIARLSKWLDMPVDRMMFAQSGETVEPVVYYPHEATPEIIKAHLRADRKLTPETAEALSELFRVAYQQFSKKK
- a CDS encoding M28 family peptidase, giving the protein MKRITAVFLTLTFISSLAFAQDRTASFDANKMRSRVKRLSADDFEGRGPGTDGGKRAAQYIADEMKAGGIKPANGKSYFQNVKLVGVKADPNTKLEVSKGPATASYKFGDEFVATTSAQMADVSVDSEVVFVGYGVDAPQYNWNDYSGSPDDYKGKILMIMVNDPPATADEPNLFGGKALTYYGRWTYKYEEAARRGAAGVILIHTNESAGYGWNVVRTSNGNWRYEIARTAGDKTPFLKVKSWMTNEAASRMLKLAGLNIEQLRGSAVKRGFKPVKTGLNVKLNLKSEFKTFDSPNVAGLIEGSDPKLKKEYVVFSGHWDHLGIGEADATGDKIYNGAYDNASGIAAILGIGDVIAKMPKKQRPKRSTVFFFPTAEEQGLLGAEYFAANPLFSLNKIAGNVNIDGVNFFGKTKDFSALGAERSSLGIFVDEVAAERKMTVEGDMRPEQGFFFRSDHFPFAKVGVPAISLRHGDDFVTPLTGEALNFFSNYTAKYYHQPSDQYYDWWDAASMVQNAELGLAIALKIANSPTVPRYKDTDEFSSADKKRFGK
- a CDS encoding AbrB/MazE/SpoVT family DNA-binding domain-containing protein, which produces MTATLKITTVGNSVGVILPKEILSRLRVTKGDSVYVTETPRGIEISAYDERFARQMEAGERVMKKHKDVLKKLAE
- the larC gene encoding nickel pincer cofactor biosynthesis protein LarC, whose protein sequence is MRTLYFDCFAGASGNMILGALAALGIDRDRLVSDLKKLDIVEFELVFTDVDRSGILATHLDVKVPHEHVHRHLHHIEAIIGNSTLAESVRSRAIAIFTRLAEAEAKIHGIDLNKVHFHEVGAMDAIVDVVGACIAFDMLGIERFVCSKIHVGSGFAEMAHGKFPVPPPAVAELLTGIPIYSTEIEGELITPTGAAIISTLCDSYGTIPEMMVEQSAYGAGTRQYEKFPNVLRLILGRSEGSEKPLTNLEQLTLIETNIDDVSPQILGFVMERSFELGALDCWFTPIQMKKNRPATMISMLCQADKKDVLTQLLYTETTTIGVRFKIVERECLDREIVTVSTEFGEIDVKIAKLDGKIVNSMPEYEHVRLSAIKNSVPFKMVREAALAKLTENEMANAANA
- the argS gene encoding arginine--tRNA ligase; this encodes MTLIEIQETLREAVRVTALQQFNIELASVTAETPPKTELGDIAFPVAFELAKQIKQATGEKKNPREIAETLRSALEKVDFVGHVEVAGAGYLNVFFDRSRFLAANALAEPLPNAGASHLPDALKVCVEHTSVNPNKSAHIGHVRNSVLGDTFQRILKATGKRVEVQNYIDNTGVQVADVVVGFIYLENRDLPAIKSLDSELRAAGKTFDYYCWDLYTKVGVEYQTNEALKEKRAEVLHLIEEGGNDTAELADFVATRNVECILDTMERLSIRYDLLPRESEILHLHFWDRAFEQMKQLGVIRYENEGKQAGCWVMPFEEHTGTEEHENDKILVRSNGTVTYTGKDIAYQMWKLGILGLDFNYKYFHKYANGHDVWITTADAGTQAASLPVFGHGETIYNVIDSRQSYPQDIVRKGVAAISPERGEKASIHLSYEMVALSPAAAEELGFKLSDDDRKKPFIEMSGRKGLGVKADDLIDRLETNALAEVESRHAESSDELKRKIAHQLAVGALRYFLLKFTRNTVIVFDFKEALSFEGETGCFCQYSAVRANSIFRKLEEKGETLEDCRDRLSETGATLELLASETGTDIWSMVVLAARLEETVEQAAKQTEPAILAKYTFQLAKAFNLFYHNHKILIEPDDVKRAVLIVTADIARRSLTSALDTLGIEVPEKM
- a CDS encoding type II toxin-antitoxin system death-on-curing family toxin; translation: MIQEVEWIEIDVVFAYHNRQIAEHGGTEGLRDEGLLLSALARPQNLNAYGENVDIAALAASYAYGIAKNHPFLDGNKRTALVVSVAFLNLNGFDFDVEPAETYRQFYDLAQGTLSEENLADWYRKTIYAIVVE
- the aroF gene encoding 3-deoxy-7-phosphoheptulonate synthase, with translation MLIVMKPGATASEIEMVLNAIEALGYRGYPLPGETRTAIGITGNKGSVDPAHFENLPGVSQAIRVTQPYKLISKDLRPERSVIKVGTGTIGGSELALIAGPCAIESREQLFAAAETVAKSGAKFFRGGAYKPRTSPYAFQGMGEDGLKMLAEVREQFGLNIVTEAMDEAGVDAVVKYGDCIQIGARNMQNFSLLKYVGKTQTPVLLKRGLSATLGEFLLAAEYIMAEGNRDVILCERGIRTFADHARNTMDLSIVPAVHRITHLPIIVDPSHGTGRNYMVTPLARAAVAVGADGLIIEVHPKPEEALCDGAQALTLDQYVELVRQVQIISGAINVNEEVVAAV